The following nucleotide sequence is from Austwickia chelonae.
TAGCGGTTCCCGGTGCAGACAGGGCGACGGCACTTCCGGAGTTGGAGAAAGTGGCTCCGGTCCGCTCTTGGTTCGAGGCCGCTACGGTGAGCACTCCACGACAGTTGGCGGGGCTGTACCGGGAGACGTCGCTCCCGTCATTGCCTGCTGCGACGACCACCAGTGCACCTCGTGCCGTTGCCAGGTCGATCGCGCTCTGTTCGGTGGGGCTGCACACGCCAATCCCACCGAGGGAGAGGTTGATGATCTTCGCCGGGTGTGCATTGGCCGGGACCCCTGGAACCGGGCCGCCTGCTGACCAGACGATCGCATCGGCCACATCGCTGTCAGTACCACCGCATCGACCCAATGCGCGCACCGGCAGTATCCGTGCTCCTGGGGCGACCGAGGCCACTCCGAGGCCGTTGCCGGTGAGCGCGGCGATGGTGCCTGAGACGTGCAGACCGTGCCACGAAGACGATGTGGGGTTGGGGTCGTCGCACATTCCCCAGCTGTTCCAATCCCCGGAGTCGGTCGGGTCGGCGTCCCGCCCGTTGCCGTCGAGGGAGTAAGCGGCATCGCTGATGAAGTCGTAGCCGGGGAGGAAACGACCTTGGATATCGGGGTGGGGCAGAGACCCGGTGTCGATGACTGCCACGGTCGTCCCACTGCCGTCGCTGATCTTCCACGCGTCGGGTACCCGGATGGCCGGAAGGTCCCACTGTGCAGGGTAATAGGGATCGTCGGGGTCCGCTGAGATGGTGAACCTGCGCTCGGGCACGGCGTATTCGACTCCGGGTCGGGAGGCCAGCGCTCGAGCTGCGGAGGCCGCCTCCCCGTCGACCTCGATGACCATCGCTCCGGTTGCTGTGCGGCGAGCGATATCGACCTTGGTGCCGACCTCAGCGGCCGCAGCCATGAGTCGAGACTTCTCCTCGACTGCGGTACCTGCCGACCGGGTCAGTTTGAGGACGACACGGCCGGTGTACTTCGGCTTGTCGACCGGGCGCGTCGACGCTCGAGGTCGGTTTGTGGAAGATGAGGCGATGCCTGTCGCGAGATTTTCTCCGTCGTACCCATTCGCTTCCTCCCCATTCGTTTCCTCGGGGGCTTGGACCAAGGGGAAATCGACCTGCTGCGGTCGTGCGGGCCCTGCGGAAACTGGTGCGGACAGGACAGCCTGCCCGAGCGCGGGAGAAGGAATTTCTGCTGCATCCCCGGCAACCCAGAACACGGGGACGACCAGGAGGGTGCTCCCCAGCGCCGCCGAGGTGAGTGATCGACGCAGCGACATGACCGCTCCTTCCGCGGCGCAGGCCGCCAGGACTACCCGTGGTGGGCCTCACCCGGTGCCGTGCTCCCATCGTCCTGAGCGTGACGAAACTGAGCGACAAACCCCGTGATCAGTCACATTGTGATCGATCTCATGGCTGATTAGTCGGATATTTTCGGATGTGTCGTCGCTCCTGCCCGCTCTGGAGAAGACATGAATGCCGGATCAGCGGCGTAGCCGCAATCCTTTCGGCGTGGCTCGAAAACCGGCCTCCAGGAGTACCTGGACCATGACGTGGTCAGAGCCCAGCGCAGGCCGGCCGTCCACGTGCTCGACCTGCCCCAACTCGAACCGGCCGGAGCGCACAAGGGCGGCCAGGGCCCGGGCCGCAGCAGTCAGCGCAGAGGACCGTGCCGTATAGGTGATGAGCTGCTGCCCTGCTCGTTCGACATACAGCACCAACTCGCCCTCGATGAGCACGACCGAAGAACCTGCCTTGCGTGGCGATCTGACAGCCACCCCTGGATCGGCAGGTCTTGGCCACGGCAGAAATGTCCCGTAAGGATTCGCCGGATCGGTGGCTGCCAGGACGAGGACCTCCTGGGGGTGGGCGACCCGGTCTGTTCGCCGAGCGATTGCTCGCAAACGCTCTACCGCTGCAATCACTGCGAACTGCGAAGCGCCTAAACCGTCGACGAAGTATCCACGCCTCACCTGCCCGGCTTCCTCCGCTGCGGACAACACCCGATAGATCGGAGCGAAACCACCGACTGTTCCCTCCGCGCGCGCGGAAGCGCTTCACTGACGGTGACCCTACGGTGTCGGTACCGTCTGTTCCCTCCGCGCGCGCGGAAGCGCTGGTGACCAGGCCGTAGCGGGCCAGGAGCATCTCGGTAGTGGCATAGGCGCGACGAGTGGGATCGGGATCGGTCTCGGGCAGTGCCGTCCAGTGGCCGACCCCGGTGGCTGGAACCGGTGCGGTCGGTGGCCGATGGTACGCCCCGACGCGGGAATACCCGCCCGATAGCTCACCGAACGGGCGGCGTCCTCGCCGCATCGTGCGGACCTTGTTCGCCTGCCGGGAAGTCCTTGTCGCTGGCGGCTTGGCTCGAAGGCGGGCGCGTATCGGTGCGAAGCTGTCGTTGGTGACTTTCCCGGACCAGACCAGGTGCCACAGCGTCTCCAGGAGTTCTTGGTCCGAGGCTTCGCCGAGTTGTGAGGACAAGGCACGGAAAGGGAAGGACCCTCCTCCGGACAGAATGCGGAGCACGCGGTCGCCGAGGACGGCTCCATCGTTCTGCGGTGTCGCCGGGGGCAGAGCCAGGGTGAGCGGGGCCACCTCTGAGGGGTGCCAGGAGACCCATCCGTTCCGGGAAGCTCCGCCGTGGCCTTGCCAGAGCACCTGGCGTGAGGTCGCTACTTCCTCGAGATCCTCGGAACGGTATCCGGACACCCGGGACGGGAAGATCCAGTCCTCCCAGACGGCTGAGGGGAGGGCTAAGCCGGCAAGTTGGTCGATGACCTGCAGTACGCCCTCAGGGCCGTGTGTCTTCCCGCCGACCGACTGCCAGGCGGGGAGGAAGCGCCCCATCGTGTGCTGAGGTAGCGGGGCCACTTCGGCGCGCAGTGCGGCTGCGGAGCGGCGACGGAGCACACCGATGACCTCGATATCGGCATAGTCCGGTGGCATCGGTTCAGCTGAAGACCGTTGGCCTTTCTCCTGGGGGTGGAGTTTGCCTCGACGTAGCCGACCTTCGGCGACCAGCCGGTCCAGGACCTCGGCCGCGGCGGCGGCGCCGATCCCGAGCCAGGCGGAGGCCTCTGCGGCGGTGAATAGTGCGCGGGACCGGGCGTAGCGGGACATCAGGTCGCCGAGTGGGTCGTCGACGGGGCTCAGGAGCGTCGGTGGTAACCAGTCGGGCAGAGCGGTGCCGAGTGCATCGCGGAGGCGTGCCGCATCTTCCACGACGATCCACCGCGGTCCGTCGACCAACCGGATCTGTACCGTTCGGTGGGCTGTCGCCAATTCTTCGAGCCAACGCTCGACTCGGTGTCGAGCTGTGGGCGTGGTCCGGTTGCGGAGCCAGTCGCTGGTGACCGGACCGAATCTGCGGATCGTTTCGGCGATGTCCTCCAGGCCGCGGCAGTGTCGTTCCGGGGTCGCCTGTTGGCGTTCCTGGTCAACGGCGGAGACCACCGTAGGGTCGAGCAGGTCGGACAGCGGGATCGGCTGTTCTCCGCCGAGAAGGTCGGACAGCAGCTCGCTGTCGAGCCCGGATGCGGCCATTCTGCGTTCGGCTGAGGGGGCATCGCTCTCGTAGAGCGAACTGGCGACTCGGTCGAAGAGCAGGTTCCTGGCGTAGGGGGAGGCCGAGCGGGTCTGTACTTGATGGAGGACGATCGTCCCCGCTTTGATGCCATTCATCACGTCGATCAGTGCCGGGACGTCGAAGACATCCTGGACGCATTCTCTGACGGCCTCGGAGATGATGGGAAAGTCAATGAACCTACTGGCGATGTCGAGTAATTGGCTCGATCGGTGACGTTGCTGCCATAGTGCTTGGCGTCGTCCGGGAAGTGGCTTGGGCAGCAGCAGGGAACGCGCTGCGCATTCCCGGAACCTCGCGGCGAAGAGTGCAGATCCTTCGACCTGATTGGCGACCGACTCCATCACCTCCTCCGGTTCGATGATCAGGAAGGGGAGAAGATCGAAGCGATCCGTTCGCTCCGGGAGCAGACCCGAGGCGCCAGGATCACTGTCGGGCAATCGCAGGACGATACCGTCGTCATGATGGGTCAGGTGGGCGTCGACCCCGAAGTGCGAGCGGAGACGATCTGCGATCAGCAGAGCCCACGGGGCGTGCACCTGAGCCCCGTAGGGGGTGTGTACGACGACCTGTCGGTCCCCGAGTTCGTCCTGGAAGTGTTCGACGACGACGGTGTGATCGTCGGGTAACAGACCAGTGGCCTGCTGCTGTTCCTCCAGGTAGGAGACGAGGTTCTCCGCGGCGTAGATGTCCAGGCCCCCTTCCCGGACCTGGCGGAGTGCCGTGTCGCGGTCGAGGTTCGAGATCTCCCGGGCATAAGCACCGATCGCGGCGCCGAGTTCCGCAGGACGCCCGGCGGAGTCGCCCTTCCAGAAAGGAAGTCGTCCGGTCGATCCCGGTGACGGTGAGACGACCACCTGGTCATGGGTGATCTTCTCGATCCGCCAGGTCGAGGTGCCGAGGGTGAGGAGGTCGCCGACGTGGGACTCGTGGACCATCTCTTCGTCGAGTTCTCCGACCCGCCTCCCGCTGCCCTCTCCGGCGAGGAAGACGCCGTACGTTCCCCGGTCGGGGATCGTGCCGCCGCTGGTGACCGCGATCCGCTGGGCGCCTGGCCGAGCTGTGAGTCGGTCAGTGGTGCGGTCCCAGGTCAATCTGGGGCGTAAGGTGGCGAAGTCCTCGGCCGGATAGCGTCCGGAGAGCATGTCCAAGACTGCGGTGAGTGCGTGGCGGGACAAGGTGCGATAGGGCGCAGACCTGGACAGCAGAGCATGCGCGTCCTCGACGGACCAGTCGTCCATGCAGACCATGGCGACCAGCTGCTGCGACAGGACGTCCAAGGAATTGCGCACGATGCGCAGGGTTTCGATCCGACCGCTGAGCATCAAGGAAACGACGACCGCACTCTGCAGGAGGTCGCCGCGATGGCGGGGGAGGACGACCCCGGTGGAAATCGCACCAGCCCGGTGTCCTGCTCGACCGATGCGTTGGAGTCCTCCGGCGACACTGGGTGGCGATTCGACGTGGACGACCAGGTCGACCGCGCCCATGTCGATGCCGAGCTCGAGACTGCTGGTCGCCACGACGGCAGGGAGCTTCCCCGATTTCAGGTCGGTTTCGATGGCTGCGCGAAGCTCTTTGCTGACCGATCCATGATGTGCCCGAGCAAGGAGCGGAGCCGCGCCACGGGAGACGTTGGTGGGGGAGGAGACCGTGTGCAACCCCGCTGGGGGAAGCTCGGAGGCGACATCGGCTTGATCTTCGCCCAGTTCGTTGATCCGGGCGGTGAGACGCTCCGCCTGACGGCGACTGTTGGTGAAGACGATGGTGGAACGGTGTGCGGCGATGAGTTCGACGAGGCGGTTCTCCACATGCGGCCAGACTGAGGTACGCCGAGGATCGGCGGGGCCTGAGGTGACCTGGTCCGGCCCGGGTTCTCCGGGGTCGGACAGACGAGGAACCGGGACGACGATGCTCAGATCCCATCGCTTGCGTTCCTCCGAGCAGATGATCCGTACCGGTCGATCACCGGCCAGGAAACGGCCGACTTCTTCCGCCGGACGTGCCGTGGCGGAGAGTCCGATGCGTTGTGCAGGCGTCTCGAGGAGGGCATCGAGCCTTTCGAGGGTCAGCGCCAGATGCGCACCTCGTTTAGTTCCTGCGACGGCATGGATCTCGTCGATGATCACGGTGCTGACCCCACGTAGTCGGTCCCGCGCCTGCGAGGTCAGGAGAAGGAAGAGGGACTCGGGGGTGGTGATCAGGACGTCAGCGCCTTTCTTCACGAAGGCACGTCGCTCGGATCCCGGCGTGTCCCCGGAGCGGACGCAGACGCGAACGTCGGCTCGGGGGAGGCCGAGCTTTTCGCTGTGCTGGCCGATTCCGGTCAGCGGAACACGGAGATTGCGTTCGATGTCGGCGGCAAGGGCTTTCAACGGCGAGACGTAGAGGACACGGCATTGTCGCGTCGAATCATGTCGAGGAGGATTCCGTTGCAGATCGTCCAGGGACCACAGGAAAGCCGAGAGCGTCTTGCCTGATCCGGTTGGCGCGATCACCAGGGTGTGCGTACCGGTACGGATGGCCGACCAGGCCTGGGTCTGTACGGAGGTGTGCGCGGCGAAGGTTTCGCGGAACCATCTCGTGGTCGCAGGGGAGAACCCGCTCAAGGGATCGGGGTCGGCGTCCATGGCGTTCTTCAGCCTGGCACAGGACTGCGGTCGTGTACAGGAAGCCATCGCAGCGCATGTTTGACTGGACGGGTGCGACTCTCTGATTTCTGGCGACTCATGGACGACGAGTTCGGCTCGGCGCGGGGGCGGATGTTGGCCGAGAACCAGGCCTTGTCCGCCTTGGGCAGCTTGACTGGCTCCGCAGCGCTGGAACAGGGGGTCCCGGTGCGGGATGTCTGGACTGCGGTCTGCGAGGAGATGCAGGTTCCTCCGGAGCGTCGGTGGGGCAAGGAGCGCCCTCGTCGTCGATAGTTGTCCCGGAGGACGGCCACGGCGCATGTCCACGACCTCAATCGATCGAACACCTGTTCGGTTAAGCTGTGTCCACAGGGGTGGGGTTGTCGGCGTATTCGTACACAGGTGATTCCTGGGTGTGCAGCTGTGTCGGAGCCTGCCTCTAACGTCTGACCGGATGGTGACGCCTGGGTGTGTCCCCTCACGGTCGAAGGTAGACGGCCGAATCGATGATGAGCAGATGGGTGGGTGTGAGATGGCTGCTGCGGCAGACCAGAAGTTGAAGTCACTCGACACGGTGATGGCGCAGATCGAGAAATCGCACGGCAAGGGCGCAGTGATGCGGCTGGGTGACGACGTCCGCCCGCCGATCGAGGTCATTCCCACCGGGTCGATCTCGTTGGACGTGGCCCTCGGTATCGGAGGCCTTCCGCGGGGCCGGATCGTGGAGATCTACGGTCCGGAGTCGTCGGGCAAGACGACGGTGGCTCTGCACGCTGTGGCGAATGCGCAGAAGAACGGCGGCATCGCGGCCTTCATCGACGCCGAGCACGCCCTCGACCCGGAATATGCGAAGAAGCTCGGGGTCGACACGGACGCTCTCCTGGTCAGCCAGCCGGACACCGGCGAACAGGCTCTGGAGATCGCTGACATGCTGATTCGCTCCGGCGCTCTGGACATCATCGTGATCGACTCGGTGGCGGCGCTGGTCCCTCGAGCCGAGATCGAGGGCGAGATGGGTGATTCCCACGTCGGGCTGCAGGCTCGGTTGATGAGCCAGGCCCTGCGGAAGATCACCGGTGCCTTGAACAGCACCGGAACCACTGCGATTTTCATCAACCAGTTGCGCGAGAAGATCGGTGTGATGTTCGGCTCGCCGGAGACCACCACCGGTGGTAAGGCCTTGAAATTCTATGCTTCGGTGCGCTTGGACGTCCGTCGCATCGAAACCTTGAAGGATGGTTCGGAGCCGGTCGGTAACCGGACCCGCTGCAAGGTGGTCAAGAACAAGGTCTCGCCCCCCTTCAAACAAGCCGAATTCGACATCATCTATGGCCAGGGCATCTCTCGTGAGGGTGGTCTGATCGACATGGGCGTGGAGCACGGATTCGTCCGTAAGTCGGGGGCCTGGTACACCTACGACGGCGATCAGCTGGGCCAGGGCAAGGAGAACGCCCGCAACTTCCTCCGCGACAACCCGCAGTTGACTGACGAGCTGGAGCGCAAGATCAAGGGCAAACTCGGTATCGGTCCGGTTCTGACCCAGGAAGCACCGCAGGCCGCTCCTGCTGAACGGCAGAACACGTCCCCGGCTCGCGGCGCAGGCCGTGGCCGTCGCAAGGCTGAGAACTCGATGGCAGATGCCCCTGTCTCCTTCTGAGGAAGACGATCTGACCACGCGTCAGGAGATCGCTCGGCGTGTTCTGGCTGAGGCAGAGGCTTCGGCCAGAACACGCCGATCCGCGCTTCGCCCGGTCCTACCGGAATCCGACGCAACTGTTTTCGGCGAGCCGGATATGTCGCCGGACGAGGGCAGTGCCGACAGCGGAGGAGGCATGTTCTCTTCCGGCGGCCGGTCACCGGAGGAGAACGCGCGGAGCATCGTTCTACGTCAGCTGAACAGCGCGCCGCGCACCCGGGCGCAACTCGAACAGGCACTGAGCCGTCGAGGTTGTGACGAGGACGTGGCCAGACGGGTCCTGGACCGTTTCCAAGAAGTCGGTTTGATCGACGACGAGGCCTACGCGGGCATGTTGGTACGTAGCCAACGGTCGAACCGCAGCCTCGCCCGGCGAGCATTGCGGGTCGAGCTGCGCAAGAAAGGGGTTCCAGACGCCTTCGTCGAATCGGCGTTGGCAGAGGTCAGTGACAGCGACGAACAGGACGAAGCAAGGAAGGTCGTCGAGAAGCGGCTACGGACGATGCGAGGACTCCCTCGGGAGACCCAGGCTCGACGACTGGCCGGGGTACTTGCCCGTAAGGGGTATCCGGGCGAGATCGCTTACAGCGTGATTCGCCGAGCCCTTGAAGACCTGCCTGAACACCGACGCGACTAGGGAAAGCTCCGGGGCCCCTATGAGATGGTCGCTGTCGGACGAGCAGGATAAGACGGCAGCGGGGCCCACACCGTACTCTGGATAGTCGTCGCCGCGCTGCCCCATCGAGTGCCGTCGACGTACCCGCCCATAGTCCACACGCCTCCTTCGGAAAGTAGCCGTGACGAAGACCTACGACGTACGTACCCACGGGTGCCAGATGAATGTCCACGACTCCGAGCGACTCGCCGGTCTCCTCGAGACGGCCGGTTATGTCGACCTCGCCAGTTTGCCTGATCAGGACCGACCAGAAGTCGCCGACGTCGTGGTGTTCAACACCTGTGCCGTACGAGAGAACGCCGACAACAAGTTGTACGGCAACTTGGGGCAACTGCGCCCTGCCAAGCAGCGTAATCCGCAGATGCAGATCGCCGTCGGTGGATGCATGGCGCAGAAGGACCGGGAACTCATCGTCCAGCGTGCGCCGTGGGTCGACGTCGTCTTCGGCACACACAACATCGGGAGCCTGCCTGCGCTCCTCGATCGTGCTCGCCACAACAAACGCGCCGAGGTGGAGATCTTCGAGGCTCTGCAGGCCTTTCCCTCGACGCTGCCGACCCGACGGGATTCCACCTACTCGGGTTGGGTCTCGATCAGCGTGGGCTGCAACAACACCTGCACCTATTGCATCGTTCCTGCCCTACGTGGCAAGGAACAGGACCGGCGCCCAGGGGACATCCTGGCGGAGGTACGGGCCCTGGTGGAACAGGGGGTGATCGAGGTCACGCTGCTGGGACAGAATGTCAACACCTACGGTGTCGAATTCGGGGATCGTGGGGCCTTCGGCAAGC
It contains:
- a CDS encoding Lhr family helicase; translated protein: MLSAAEEAGQVRRGYFVDGLGASQFAVIAAVERLRAIARRTDRVAHPQEVLVLAATDPANPYGTFLPWPRPADPGVAVRSPRKAGSSVVLIEGELVLYVERAGQQLITYTARSSALTAAARALAALVRSGRFELGQVEHVDGRPALGSDHVMVQVLLEAGFRATPKGLRLRR
- a CDS encoding S8 family serine peptidase; this encodes MSLRRSLTSAALGSTLLVVPVFWVAGDAAEIPSPALGQAVLSAPVSAGPARPQQVDFPLVQAPEETNGEEANGYDGENLATGIASSSTNRPRASTRPVDKPKYTGRVVLKLTRSAGTAVEEKSRLMAAAAEVGTKVDIARRTATGAMVIEVDGEAASAARALASRPGVEYAVPERRFTISADPDDPYYPAQWDLPAIRVPDAWKISDGSGTTVAVIDTGSLPHPDIQGRFLPGYDFISDAAYSLDGNGRDADPTDSGDWNSWGMCDDPNPTSSSWHGLHVSGTIAALTGNGLGVASVAPGARILPVRALGRCGGTDSDVADAIVWSAGGPVPGVPANAHPAKIINLSLGGIGVCSPTEQSAIDLATARGALVVVAAGNDGSDVSRYSPANCRGVLTVAASNQERTGATFSNSGSAVALSAPGTAIWGLGNTSGRSFDPAGWTYTSRYGTSMATPHVSAIASLMWSVNPSLTPAQVRSALVSSVTPFASGGSGFGAGIVDAWRAVDAVRPTQTAPPTVESVNPAGARSAGGDVIAVSGNGLAGGRVTIGGRQASTLSSSENSLVIQTPPGALGHTIMVITTAGGSISVPFFYDTRQVIGRPGVPLVPRA
- the recA gene encoding recombinase RecA, whose translation is MAAAADQKLKSLDTVMAQIEKSHGKGAVMRLGDDVRPPIEVIPTGSISLDVALGIGGLPRGRIVEIYGPESSGKTTVALHAVANAQKNGGIAAFIDAEHALDPEYAKKLGVDTDALLVSQPDTGEQALEIADMLIRSGALDIIVIDSVAALVPRAEIEGEMGDSHVGLQARLMSQALRKITGALNSTGTTAIFINQLREKIGVMFGSPETTTGGKALKFYASVRLDVRRIETLKDGSEPVGNRTRCKVVKNKVSPPFKQAEFDIIYGQGISREGGLIDMGVEHGFVRKSGAWYTYDGDQLGQGKENARNFLRDNPQLTDELERKIKGKLGIGPVLTQEAPQAAPAERQNTSPARGAGRGRRKAENSMADAPVSF
- a CDS encoding regulatory protein RecX produces the protein MFSSGGRSPEENARSIVLRQLNSAPRTRAQLEQALSRRGCDEDVARRVLDRFQEVGLIDDEAYAGMLVRSQRSNRSLARRALRVELRKKGVPDAFVESALAEVSDSDEQDEARKVVEKRLRTMRGLPRETQARRLAGVLARKGYPGEIAYSVIRRALEDLPEHRRD
- a CDS encoding DUF3046 domain-containing protein; translated protein: MRLSDFWRLMDDEFGSARGRMLAENQALSALGSLTGSAALEQGVPVRDVWTAVCEEMQVPPERRWGKERPRRR